The Armatimonas rosea genome includes a window with the following:
- a CDS encoding PA14 domain-containing protein translates to MSRLLRMGAALCLLAAPSLLPRTALAQTNVLGEWGPLQQWPIRSIHSAMLPTGKVLFWTRTPEGTQPRLYDPTTNTLAAINGPGYEEFCSSHNFLPDGTLLILGGHNTQDGDGLPYASVYDPFTNTYTRKANMNAGRWYPSSVMLGSGDVVVMAGTYGTTSTHNDLPQVYSNGTWRDLTTARQIVPLYPDIVPAPNGKLFMLGPNQMSQYLDTAGTGAWSNVGNRTFGNRDYGFYCQYETGKILYGGGGDPPTRSAEVIDLNQAAPTWRAVGQLGTARRQANCLLLPDGKVLITGGTSGAGFNNLTTPVLTAELWDPATEQFTALASMVGNRWYHSTTVLLPDGRVLSSGGDNNLSMELYSPPYLFKGARPTITSAPSVVGMNQSFVVQTPDATGISAVNLVKLSSVTHSNNFDQRIVKLSFTKQTGQVTATTPSTVVNMPPGYYMLFVLNSSGVPSVAKMVRVDPQYVPGTGTGLRGEYFTNYNYSFTGAPTLTRVDATVNFDWGVGAPGTGLGINGFSTRWSGQVQAPVSGSYTFTTNSDDGIRLWVNGQQLINNWTDHGPTLNSGTLTLTAGQRYDIKLEYYENGGGAIAQLFWSYPGQAQQIVPASALYPAAVAFTLSGTAGNQQASLSWTPYPGAASYTLQRATAAAGPFTTVVSGLTATSATDTGRTNGTTYYYRVQALSGTTVLATTNVASVTPSGSVGPGTGTGLTAQYFNNLTLTGTPIVTRVEPGIDFSWVTTALAPGVNVDGFSTRWSGFVQPRYSGVYTFTTTSDDGVRLWVNGQQLVNNWTDHGPTENAGTITLVAGQKYAVTVEYYDSSGGATLKLEWEHALQPRQIIPKEQLYIN, encoded by the coding sequence ATGTCTCGTCTTCTCCGCATGGGTGCGGCTCTCTGCCTCCTTGCCGCTCCCTCGCTACTCCCCCGCACCGCGCTCGCGCAGACCAACGTGCTGGGTGAGTGGGGGCCGCTCCAGCAGTGGCCGATCCGCTCGATCCACAGCGCAATGCTCCCCACGGGCAAGGTGCTATTCTGGACCCGCACCCCCGAGGGCACCCAGCCGCGCCTCTACGACCCGACCACCAACACGCTGGCCGCCATCAACGGCCCCGGCTACGAAGAGTTTTGCTCGTCGCACAACTTCCTCCCGGACGGCACCCTGCTGATCCTGGGCGGACACAACACCCAAGACGGCGACGGCCTCCCCTACGCCAGTGTCTATGATCCCTTTACCAATACCTACACCCGCAAGGCCAATATGAACGCCGGGCGCTGGTACCCCAGCTCCGTGATGCTAGGAAGCGGCGATGTGGTGGTGATGGCGGGAACCTACGGCACGACCTCCACCCACAACGACCTGCCCCAGGTCTACTCCAACGGCACCTGGCGCGACCTCACCACCGCCCGCCAGATCGTCCCCCTCTACCCGGATATCGTCCCCGCACCCAATGGCAAGCTCTTCATGCTCGGGCCCAACCAGATGTCGCAGTACCTGGACACGGCGGGGACGGGCGCTTGGAGCAATGTCGGCAACCGGACCTTTGGCAACCGCGACTACGGCTTCTACTGCCAGTACGAGACCGGCAAGATTCTCTACGGTGGCGGCGGCGACCCACCCACCCGCTCGGCCGAGGTGATCGACCTCAACCAGGCTGCGCCCACCTGGCGTGCGGTCGGGCAGCTGGGGACGGCGCGGCGGCAGGCCAACTGCCTACTCCTCCCCGATGGCAAGGTACTGATCACGGGGGGGACATCGGGGGCGGGCTTTAACAACCTCACCACCCCCGTTCTCACCGCCGAGCTCTGGGACCCGGCCACGGAGCAGTTCACCGCGCTGGCTAGTATGGTCGGCAACCGCTGGTACCACTCCACCACCGTCCTGCTCCCCGATGGCCGCGTGCTCTCATCGGGCGGCGACAACAACCTCAGCATGGAGCTCTACTCGCCCCCGTATCTCTTCAAAGGTGCGCGTCCCACGATCACCAGTGCTCCCAGTGTGGTGGGAATGAACCAGAGCTTCGTGGTCCAGACCCCCGATGCCACCGGAATCTCCGCCGTCAACCTGGTCAAGCTCTCGTCGGTGACCCACTCCAACAACTTCGACCAGCGCATTGTCAAGCTGAGCTTCACCAAGCAGACCGGCCAGGTGACCGCCACCACGCCCAGCACGGTGGTGAACATGCCCCCGGGCTACTACATGCTCTTTGTCCTCAACAGCTCCGGCGTCCCCTCAGTCGCCAAGATGGTGCGGGTCGATCCGCAGTATGTCCCCGGCACCGGCACCGGCCTGCGCGGCGAGTACTTCACCAACTACAACTACAGCTTCACCGGCGCGCCCACCCTCACCCGTGTGGATGCGACGGTCAACTTTGACTGGGGAGTCGGCGCACCCGGAACCGGGCTCGGGATCAATGGCTTCTCCACCCGCTGGAGCGGCCAGGTCCAAGCGCCGGTGAGCGGCAGCTACACCTTCACCACCAACTCCGACGACGGTATCCGGCTGTGGGTCAACGGGCAGCAGCTCATCAATAACTGGACCGACCATGGCCCGACCCTCAACTCCGGGACACTCACACTCACCGCGGGGCAGCGCTACGACATCAAGCTGGAGTACTACGAGAACGGGGGCGGTGCGATCGCGCAGCTGTTCTGGAGCTACCCCGGCCAAGCCCAGCAGATCGTCCCTGCCAGCGCTCTCTACCCCGCCGCCGTGGCCTTTACTCTCAGCGGCACTGCAGGAAACCAGCAGGCGAGCCTGAGCTGGACTCCCTACCCAGGTGCGGCAAGCTACACCCTCCAGCGTGCCACCGCCGCAGCAGGCCCCTTCACGACAGTCGTCTCGGGGCTCACGGCAACCAGCGCCACGGATACCGGACGGACCAATGGGACGACCTACTACTACCGTGTCCAGGCACTCAGTGGGACGACCGTCCTGGCAACGACCAATGTCGCCAGCGTGACCCCCAGTGGCTCGGTCGGACCGGGGACGGGAACCGGGCTGACGGCGCAGTACTTCAACAACCTCACCCTCACGGGGACACCTATTGTCACCCGGGTGGAGCCGGGAATCGACTTTAGCTGGGTCACGACCGCACTGGCCCCAGGCGTCAATGTCGATGGCTTCTCCACGCGCTGGAGTGGCTTTGTGCAGCCCCGCTACTCGGGAGTCTACACGTTTACCACCACCTCAGACGATGGCGTTCGGCTCTGGGTCAATGGGCAGCAGCTGGTCAATAACTGGACCGACCACGGGCCGACGGAGAACGCGGGGACGATCACCCTGGTGGCGGGGCAGAAGTACGCGGTCACGGTGGAGTACTACGACAGCTCGG
- a CDS encoding RtcB family protein yields MSYKDACCRHESGGYYTLDLRELGLEKPARLFFTEKLFGQLEESVFSQLAWAATYPGVKDLVLTPDAHVGNCVPVGCVVATDGTLLLAPIGFDIGCGILCFKSDVPHTKGLDEKLRRKFSEEVMRRIGLGVGQRGSISVSNKQFQEIIRTGAAALGYERENSERDFLPVDDGWEAPERAFNRGIGQLGSLGGGNHFAELQYDQDGYLWVMVHTGSRGFGFQLAQHYMYAARDEVKDRSGLGVEATYIKPDSKLWWGYKNAVSAGANFAIANRLFLWEQIGTAFRRVFGKEPELVYEISHNLAQPEKTPDGDDAWVHRKGATRAYPAGHPELVGTKWETTGHPVLIPGSMGDKSYILRARPGAANALWSVNHGCGRKMSRGAAKQSLTQSGVNRQMKALNVLVNAGGNVPIDESPDVYKPAKDVIDAVVAADLATVETTLTPIASIKGVD; encoded by the coding sequence ATGAGCTACAAAGACGCCTGTTGCCGCCATGAGAGTGGTGGCTACTATACCCTCGACCTGCGTGAGCTGGGGCTAGAGAAACCTGCACGTCTCTTCTTCACCGAAAAACTCTTCGGGCAGCTAGAAGAATCCGTGTTTTCTCAGCTCGCCTGGGCCGCCACCTACCCCGGTGTCAAGGACCTCGTGCTTACCCCCGATGCCCATGTCGGTAACTGTGTCCCCGTCGGCTGCGTGGTCGCCACCGATGGTACGCTGCTCCTCGCCCCGATTGGCTTCGATATTGGCTGCGGCATCCTCTGCTTCAAGTCCGATGTGCCCCACACCAAGGGACTCGATGAGAAGCTCCGGCGCAAGTTCAGCGAGGAAGTGATGCGGCGCATTGGCCTCGGGGTTGGGCAGCGCGGCAGCATCTCTGTCTCAAACAAGCAGTTTCAGGAGATCATCCGCACCGGTGCCGCCGCCCTAGGCTACGAGCGGGAGAACTCCGAGCGGGACTTTCTGCCGGTCGATGATGGCTGGGAGGCACCCGAGCGGGCGTTCAACCGCGGGATCGGGCAGCTGGGGAGCCTGGGGGGCGGGAACCACTTCGCCGAGCTCCAGTACGACCAAGACGGCTACCTCTGGGTGATGGTGCACACGGGCTCGCGCGGCTTTGGGTTCCAGCTAGCACAGCACTACATGTACGCCGCCCGTGACGAGGTCAAGGACCGTAGCGGTCTGGGGGTGGAGGCGACCTACATCAAGCCCGACTCCAAGCTCTGGTGGGGCTACAAGAATGCGGTCTCCGCCGGGGCAAACTTCGCGATCGCCAACCGACTTTTTCTCTGGGAGCAGATCGGCACGGCGTTTCGGCGGGTCTTTGGCAAGGAGCCCGAGCTGGTCTACGAGATCAGCCACAACCTCGCACAGCCGGAGAAAACCCCGGACGGCGACGATGCCTGGGTACACCGAAAAGGCGCGACCCGGGCCTACCCCGCAGGCCACCCGGAGCTGGTCGGGACCAAGTGGGAGACCACCGGCCACCCCGTGCTCATCCCCGGCTCGATGGGCGACAAGAGCTACATCCTGCGCGCCCGCCCCGGGGCCGCCAACGCGCTCTGGAGTGTCAACCACGGTTGCGGGCGCAAGATGAGCCGCGGTGCCGCCAAGCAGAGCCTCACCCAGAGCGGTGTCAACCGCCAGATGAAGGCACTCAATGTCCTGGTCAACGCTGGCGGCAATGTCCCCATCGACGAGTCCCCCGATGTCTACAAGCCCGCCAAGGACGTGATCGACGCCGTGGTCGCCGCCGATCTTGCCACGGTCGAGACCACGCTCACCCCCATTGCCAGCATCAAGGGTGTGGATTAA
- a CDS encoding S8 family peptidase, with protein MRNRLSLAALTLLPLLASGARAQTELTKADSFLRPVLARASNQSAGWTSVVVKFSGKLDSNQRQQLTALQADTYRNLELIGSAGVRLPTRNLKALAALPFVEHLSADTTVKKSDEFITEHSNAKAVWNDFGYAGWGVNVAVLDSGIKDNHPDMAGGVIANANFNASGNTEDPCGHGTHVAGIIAGFGCASSGPGSFRTFYGVAPGAYLVDVTVLDGKGQGSVTDVIAGIQWVIANKTALNIRILNLSLGHPVGESYKTDPLCQAVEAAWKAGIVVVCAAGNTGRQSDTAQAGQLNEGYGINYGSIQSPGNDPYVITVGAVKNVDGNRANDKLATYSSRGPSRLDFILKPDLVAPGNQVISTLSNTSYLATTYGATNAVKQTEYKTGRDTSSRFYFRLSGTSMAAPVVSGAAAILLEKEPWLTPDTIKARLMLSADKVSDKGGLYTDPCSYGAGMLNIYNAIQSTAVATAPAVSPNLYQDGAGNVYINTSSMLGGTQVIWGVNGVNNLKVVWGNQVIWGTSANILNASQVIWGSAVWSNQVIWGTNTNTVDLSSKAIRGE; from the coding sequence ATGCGAAATCGACTCTCTCTAGCTGCCCTGACACTCTTGCCCCTGCTCGCCAGTGGGGCACGAGCACAGACAGAGCTCACCAAGGCCGATAGCTTCCTCCGTCCTGTACTGGCTCGTGCCTCTAACCAGAGTGCGGGCTGGACCTCGGTGGTGGTGAAGTTTTCCGGCAAGCTCGATAGCAACCAGCGCCAGCAGCTCACGGCGCTCCAAGCAGACACCTACCGCAACCTGGAGCTGATCGGCTCAGCGGGGGTGCGGCTTCCGACCCGGAACCTCAAGGCCCTCGCCGCCCTCCCGTTTGTGGAGCACCTCTCCGCCGACACGACTGTCAAGAAAAGCGATGAGTTCATCACCGAGCACTCCAATGCTAAGGCGGTCTGGAACGACTTTGGCTACGCCGGCTGGGGAGTCAATGTGGCGGTGCTGGACAGCGGGATCAAGGACAACCATCCCGATATGGCAGGCGGTGTGATCGCCAATGCCAACTTCAACGCCAGTGGCAATACGGAGGATCCCTGCGGCCACGGGACCCATGTCGCGGGCATTATCGCCGGCTTTGGCTGTGCCTCGTCGGGGCCAGGCAGCTTCCGCACGTTCTACGGAGTCGCACCGGGAGCCTACCTGGTGGATGTCACGGTCCTCGATGGCAAGGGCCAAGGCAGTGTCACCGATGTGATCGCGGGGATCCAGTGGGTGATCGCCAATAAGACCGCGCTCAATATTCGCATCCTCAACCTCTCGCTTGGGCACCCTGTTGGGGAGAGCTACAAGACCGACCCGCTCTGCCAGGCTGTCGAGGCCGCGTGGAAGGCCGGAATTGTCGTGGTCTGTGCCGCGGGCAATACGGGGCGCCAGAGCGATACGGCGCAAGCGGGCCAGCTCAACGAGGGCTACGGGATCAACTACGGCTCGATCCAGTCGCCGGGCAACGACCCGTATGTCATCACGGTTGGAGCGGTCAAGAATGTCGATGGCAACCGGGCCAACGATAAGCTCGCGACCTACTCCAGCCGTGGCCCCAGCCGCCTCGACTTTATCCTCAAGCCTGATCTTGTCGCCCCCGGCAACCAAGTGATCTCCACTCTCTCAAATACCAGCTATCTCGCGACAACCTACGGTGCAACCAACGCGGTCAAGCAGACCGAGTACAAGACCGGCCGCGATACCAGCTCGCGCTTCTACTTCCGGCTCTCCGGGACCTCGATGGCGGCTCCGGTAGTCTCCGGGGCGGCGGCGATCTTGCTGGAGAAAGAGCCCTGGCTCACCCCCGACACGATCAAGGCACGCCTCATGCTCTCCGCCGACAAAGTGAGCGATAAAGGCGGCCTCTACACCGATCCCTGCTCCTATGGCGCGGGGATGCTCAATATCTACAACGCCATCCAGAGCACCGCCGTGGCCACCGCCCCCGCCGTGAGCCCCAACCTCTACCAGGATGGCGCTGGCAATGTCTACATCAATACCAGTAGCATGCTCGGGGGCACTCAGGTGATCTGGGGGGTCAATGGGGTCAATAACCTCAAGGTGGTCTGGGGCAACCAGGTGATCTGGGGAACCAGTGCCAATATCCTCAATGCCAGCCAGGTGATCTGGGGCAGTGCGGTCTGGAGCAACCAGGTGATCTGGGGAACCAATACCAACACGGTTGATCTCAGCAGTAAGGCGATTCGGGGAGAGTAA
- a CDS encoding S8 family peptidase, with amino-acid sequence MRKLKIYRSSLLTTTLLSLITSSSWGQAPKTDAFLQARRTQSSGWTSVIVRSPQGVSAAEEAQLKALGGDIYRHLPLVHSVALRIPARKLTALSALAFVERLSADVTVRKTDEFTVGHSGADVAWSYGFKGTGVGVAVLDSGVAPLHPDLLDGLKSRIVSSPDFAGEDKAGDPCGHGSHVAGIIAGDGSASSGTKAFRTFYGIAPEAKIINVRILDHNGEGKVSNAIAAIQWVITNKDLNGNNIRVLNLSLGHEVGESYKTDPLCLAVEAAWKAGIVVVCAAGNEGRLNGVAKLGQPNEGYGSNYGSITSPGNDPYVITVGAVKNNFNSRLLDQIATYSSRGPSRIDNVMKPDLVAPGNRVISLNSALGYNTLSQAYAATNALPWNTYLNVGSSDDSLRYFYLSGTSMAAPVVAGAAALLLQKDSTLTPDTVKARLMFSADKLWSDPCTYGAGLLNIPAALGQSVKTTVAALSPPLLKSGTTGVMLVDPNRAIWGAVGSTRAIWGVQSVTSYQAIWGVQAIWGVQAIWGNKAIWGFTVNSTQAIWGNQALWGNMAIWGTNSTAADLSSTAIFGES; translated from the coding sequence ATGCGCAAACTAAAAATCTATCGAAGCTCGCTACTTACTACTACCCTCCTCTCCCTCATCACTTCCTCCTCGTGGGGTCAGGCTCCAAAGACGGATGCGTTTCTCCAGGCAAGGCGCACGCAGTCGTCGGGGTGGACTTCGGTGATTGTCCGCTCGCCACAGGGAGTCAGTGCTGCCGAAGAGGCGCAGCTCAAGGCCCTGGGAGGAGATATCTACCGCCACCTCCCGCTGGTCCACTCTGTGGCGCTCCGTATCCCCGCGCGCAAACTCACCGCCCTGAGTGCTCTTGCGTTTGTGGAGCGCCTCTCCGCCGATGTCACGGTCAGGAAAACGGATGAGTTCACGGTTGGGCACTCGGGAGCCGATGTGGCGTGGAGCTACGGCTTCAAGGGAACGGGCGTGGGGGTCGCGGTTCTGGATAGCGGAGTCGCTCCCCTCCACCCCGACCTCCTCGATGGCCTAAAGTCGCGCATCGTCTCGTCACCCGACTTTGCCGGTGAGGACAAGGCGGGAGACCCCTGTGGGCATGGGAGCCATGTCGCAGGCATTATCGCCGGCGATGGCTCCGCCTCGTCCGGCACCAAGGCTTTCCGGACGTTCTATGGGATCGCGCCGGAGGCTAAGATCATCAATGTCCGCATCCTCGATCACAATGGCGAGGGGAAGGTCAGCAACGCCATCGCTGCGATCCAGTGGGTGATCACCAACAAAGACCTCAATGGCAACAATATTCGTGTCCTGAACCTCTCCCTCGGCCATGAAGTCGGGGAGAGCTACAAGACCGACCCCCTCTGCCTGGCTGTCGAGGCCGCGTGGAAGGCGGGGATTGTCGTGGTCTGTGCCGCAGGAAACGAGGGCCGCTTGAATGGGGTCGCGAAGCTCGGGCAACCCAACGAGGGCTACGGCAGTAACTACGGCTCGATCACCTCGCCAGGCAACGATCCCTATGTCATCACGGTCGGGGCGGTCAAGAACAACTTCAACAGCCGCCTGCTCGACCAGATCGCCACCTACTCCAGCCGGGGGCCTAGCCGCATCGACAATGTGATGAAGCCCGATCTGGTCGCCCCCGGCAACCGTGTTATCAGCCTCAACTCCGCTCTGGGCTACAACACGCTCAGCCAGGCCTACGCGGCCACCAACGCTCTGCCCTGGAACACCTACCTGAATGTTGGGTCCTCCGACGACTCTCTGCGCTACTTCTACCTCTCGGGGACCTCGATGGCGGCTCCGGTAGTTGCAGGGGCAGCAGCACTTCTGCTCCAGAAAGACTCGACCCTCACCCCCGACACCGTCAAGGCGCGCCTGATGTTCTCCGCCGACAAGCTCTGGAGCGATCCCTGCACCTACGGCGCGGGCCTGCTCAATATTCCCGCGGCACTGGGCCAGAGTGTCAAGACCACGGTGGCGGCTCTGAGCCCTCCTCTCCTGAAGTCCGGCACCACAGGTGTCATGCTGGTCGACCCAAACCGTGCGATCTGGGGCGCGGTGGGAAGCACCCGCGCGATCTGGGGGGTTCAGAGTGTCACCAGCTACCAGGCGATCTGGGGCGTGCAAGCGATCTGGGGGGTCCAGGCAATCTGGGGAAACAAGGCGATCTGGGGCTTTACGGTCAACAGTACCCAGGCGATCTGGGGAAACCAAGCGCTCTGGGGCAATATGGCGATCTGGGGAACCAATAGCACCGCTGCCGACCTGAGTAGTACCGCGATCTTTGGTGAGAGCTAG
- a CDS encoding family 10 glycosylhydrolase: protein MISFVTLTQQSLPFPQLPSVVLDEPNTGYGLAQQLCRERKAQGRLLWVDATANIDRVNTAEKIQVLVAKIKSVGFNTIVFDVKPILGETLYPSKLAPKLTEWVRPWATYKLPADFDPLKVMSTECRKQGLSLIVAFNAFSEGHREFPKKGLAVAKPEWQTVLYENTVAIEGNTLGENLQILTDTAKLPKLTPESYAVALDKDGKLVALFEGAALAALTPKTSEGGAFLLAVGKDEAAWLRSKKLGESLQPTVTPRFARLGEMAQRQVPLMTNPHHPDVRQRLLDILTEVASGYDIDGVIFDDRLRYAALNADFSDLARKDFEAWRGQPVESWPQDIFRWEVAWPTLERRWAVPGPLYEQWLVFRAQTLKRFVSDAARTVKAVKPGLCFATYVGSWYPDYPELGANWAADDLQAGLHFLSDSYRATGWAGLTDFMVTGCYYKIPTLRDALTLGRNIGDTVEAAGQFSNRAVGDATFVYAGISLEHYKGRPEELKRTLQAACATTQGIMCFDLSHDIEPLWPLFTEAFKTPLPAPHTLPGLLPELRRRREKKKASGKPEPPVILYRGTSGTGF, encoded by the coding sequence ATGATATCTTTTGTCACACTAACGCAGCAAAGCCTTCCCTTCCCTCAGCTTCCCTCCGTCGTCCTTGATGAGCCCAACACGGGCTACGGCCTCGCGCAGCAGCTCTGCCGTGAGCGAAAGGCGCAGGGGCGGCTCCTCTGGGTGGACGCAACCGCCAATATCGACCGGGTCAATACGGCGGAGAAGATCCAGGTGCTGGTCGCGAAGATCAAGAGCGTGGGCTTCAATACCATTGTCTTTGATGTGAAGCCGATCTTGGGGGAGACACTCTACCCGAGCAAGCTGGCACCCAAGCTCACGGAGTGGGTGCGGCCCTGGGCGACCTACAAGCTCCCCGCTGACTTTGATCCGCTGAAGGTGATGAGCACGGAGTGCCGCAAGCAAGGGCTAAGCCTGATTGTCGCCTTCAATGCCTTCTCCGAGGGGCACCGTGAGTTCCCCAAGAAAGGCCTCGCGGTGGCAAAGCCCGAGTGGCAGACGGTCCTCTACGAAAACACCGTGGCGATCGAGGGAAATACGCTCGGGGAGAACCTTCAGATACTCACCGATACCGCCAAGCTCCCCAAGCTCACTCCCGAGAGCTACGCCGTGGCGCTGGACAAAGACGGTAAGCTGGTCGCGCTGTTTGAGGGCGCGGCACTGGCGGCGCTGACCCCTAAGACGAGCGAGGGGGGGGCGTTCTTGCTGGCCGTGGGGAAGGACGAGGCGGCGTGGCTGCGGAGCAAGAAGCTCGGGGAGAGCCTGCAGCCGACCGTGACGCCGCGTTTTGCGAGGCTAGGGGAGATGGCGCAGCGCCAAGTTCCGCTGATGACCAACCCCCACCACCCCGACGTCCGCCAGCGCTTGCTGGACATCCTCACCGAGGTGGCGAGCGGCTACGATATCGACGGCGTGATCTTCGATGACCGCCTGCGCTACGCCGCCCTCAACGCGGACTTCTCCGACTTGGCGCGCAAGGACTTTGAGGCCTGGCGCGGCCAGCCGGTGGAGAGCTGGCCCCAGGATATCTTCCGCTGGGAGGTAGCCTGGCCCACCCTGGAGCGGCGCTGGGCGGTCCCCGGCCCGCTCTACGAGCAGTGGCTGGTCTTCCGGGCCCAGACCCTCAAGCGCTTTGTTAGCGATGCGGCCCGGACCGTGAAGGCGGTCAAGCCCGGCCTCTGCTTTGCAACCTATGTCGGCTCCTGGTACCCGGACTACCCGGAGCTGGGCGCAAACTGGGCCGCCGACGATCTCCAGGCCGGCCTGCACTTCCTCAGCGATAGCTACCGTGCCACGGGCTGGGCGGGGCTGACCGACTTTATGGTCACGGGCTGCTACTACAAGATTCCCACACTGCGGGATGCGCTCACCCTCGGGCGAAATATCGGCGATACGGTGGAGGCAGCCGGCCAGTTCTCCAACCGAGCGGTGGGGGACGCCACTTTTGTCTACGCCGGCATCTCTCTGGAGCACTACAAGGGCCGCCCCGAAGAGCTCAAGCGCACCCTCCAAGCCGCCTGCGCCACGACCCAGGGGATCATGTGCTTCGACCTCTCCCACGATATCGAGCCGCTCTGGCCGCTCTTCACCGAGGCCTTCAAGACGCCCCTGCCCGCGCCCCACACCCTCCCCGGCCTCCTCCCCGAGCTACGCCGCCGCCGCGAAAAGAAAAAAGCCAGCGGAAAGCCCGAGCCCCCCGTGATCCTCTACCGAGGCACATCGGGGACCGGATTTTAG
- a CDS encoding adenosine deaminase produces the protein MNFPDLHRHLGGATHPRILWGWIEKHGRETKTAARLRERFPDYAAFSFFFNRPFHDLADYLTVHHLVEELQAEELTYFTHRAVRGAAVFEALDYLELRFNPYKRTPAGLPEAERLALMPEAAQQVIRAAQTEFPIQTAFILCMDRGFSPTLNRQIIALAEQLPDVVAVDLAGPYQPGGPTLDQWVELYAEAQARGLHTTAHMAESDPTDIHPTLFPYLERIGHGIQIALHRPELLPELAERGICLEVCPTTYLRTNTLPDLAELRPVFERCTIAGVPISIATDNPALHGEAGKLVNEYEKLVRAEAIHFNDILTHAAVGYQHAFKKG, from the coding sequence GTGAACTTTCCTGATCTGCACCGACACCTCGGCGGGGCAACCCACCCGCGGATTCTCTGGGGCTGGATCGAGAAGCACGGTCGAGAGACGAAGACGGCGGCGAGGCTTCGGGAGCGATTCCCGGACTACGCCGCCTTTTCCTTTTTTTTCAACCGTCCCTTCCACGATCTCGCCGACTACCTCACGGTCCATCATTTGGTCGAGGAGCTCCAAGCCGAGGAGCTGACCTACTTCACCCACCGCGCGGTTCGGGGCGCGGCGGTCTTCGAGGCGCTGGACTATTTAGAGCTGCGCTTCAACCCCTACAAGCGCACCCCCGCTGGCCTCCCCGAGGCCGAGCGCCTTGCCCTCATGCCCGAGGCCGCGCAGCAGGTGATCCGCGCCGCCCAGACCGAGTTTCCCATTCAGACCGCCTTTATTCTCTGCATGGACCGCGGCTTCTCACCCACCCTCAACCGGCAGATTATCGCGCTGGCCGAACAGCTCCCCGACGTGGTCGCGGTCGATCTGGCAGGGCCCTACCAGCCCGGTGGCCCGACCCTGGACCAGTGGGTCGAGCTCTACGCGGAGGCACAGGCGCGGGGGCTCCACACCACCGCGCACATGGCGGAGTCCGACCCCACCGATATCCACCCCACTCTCTTTCCCTATCTAGAGCGTATCGGGCATGGGATTCAGATCGCGCTACACCGCCCCGAGCTGCTCCCCGAGCTGGCGGAGCGGGGGATCTGCCTGGAGGTCTGCCCGACAACCTACCTACGCACCAACACCCTCCCCGACCTCGCCGAGCTACGCCCGGTCTTTGAGCGCTGCACGATTGCGGGCGTCCCCATCTCGATCGCCACCGACAACCCCGCCCTCCACGGCGAGGCGGGAAAGCTGGTCAATGAGTACGAAAAGCTGGTCCGTGCGGAGGCGATCCACTTCAACGATATCCTGACGCATGCGGCGGTGGGGTACCAGCACGCCTTTAAGAAAGGGTGA